A stretch of DNA from Roseovarius faecimaris:
ACCGATATGCTGCGCAGCCTGCGCGCCCGCCAGCATGACGCGGGTCTGACCCCGCCAGTGACGAAATGGGCGCTGCGCGGCTGGGGCTGGCTGGCGCGGCGGCCAAAGCTCTATCACCGGGTCACAGGGTTGGCGGTTTTTGTCATGCGGGTGTGGTCGATGAACAAGGGCCGCATCCGGCGCTTTCCGATGGCGGGGAACTGGACCAGACACCGCGACCTGCCGCAGCCCGAGCTTGGCACCTTCATGCAGCAATATAAACGGAGGCAGGGCAAATGAGCGATGCACGCGCGGCCATTTTCGCCGCCATTCGCGCGGCCAACGGGCCAGAGGGCGATGCCGCCGGAATTGCCGCCGAGGCGCAGGCGTTACTTGAGGGCATCGATGCGCGCCGTCCGGGTTTCACCGGGCAGAGCAATCTGGACCGGTTCATCGAAAAGGCCACGTCGGAGCGGGTCACCGCCACGGTCGCGCAGGTGCAAAGCTTGTCTGACGTGCCGGGTGCCGTGACGGCCTATCTGGAGGCCAAATCCCTGCCGCGCCGCGTGGCGATGCAGCCGCGCGCCGTGCTTGCCGGGCTTGGCTGGGACGGTTTCAAAATCCATCACAGCCCCGAGGCCAACGAACCGGTGGCGGTGTCCATCGCCGATCTCGCCGTGGCTGAAACCGGCTCGGTCGTATTCCGCTCCGCCGCCGATGCGCCGGTGCTGATGAATTTCCTGCCGCTGCATCACCTAGTCGTGGTCGAAACCGGCAAGATCCGCCGCCATCTGGAGGATGTTTTTGCCGAGTTTGGCGCCGATCAGGCGACCCAGCCGCGCAACCTGAGCATTGTCACCGGCACCAGCGGCACGGCCGATATCGAGGCCAAGAATGTGCGCGGCGCGCATGGCCCGCGCTTCATGCATCTCATACTTGTCGGCTGATCAATCCTCCTATGTCGCGCAGGGACCTGCCGGGAGTCGTTCCTTGGATTGACCCTCGGGCCAAACATGGCCAGTATTCCCCCAGCGCGCGACTGAATGCGCATTCAATAGTGAGATTCGATGGGGAGCGAACGGATCAGATGAAATATGTGAAACCCGAAAGCCTTGAGGCCGCGGCGACACTGCTGGCCGCAGAAGCGGGCACTTCCCGTATTCTGGCGGGGGGCACTGATGTGCTCGTGCAATTGCGGTCAGAACTGGTCGAGCCGGACCTGATCGTGGATATCAAGCATCTCGACGGTCTGCGCGATATTGTCGAAGAGAATGGCGGCTTCCGCATCGGTGCCGGTGTTTCCGGCGCGCAGATGGGCGAACATGCCGCGCTGTGCGCAGCCTGGCCCGGCGTGGTCGAAGGGGCCGAACTGATCGGATCGACCCAGATCCAGGGGCGCTGTACCATGGTGGGCAATCTCTGCAACGGGTCGCCCGCGGCAGACAGCGTGCCGGGTATGGTGGCCGCAGGCGCCGTGGCGCGCGTGCATGGCCCTGATGGCGAACGCGACGTGCCGGTGAAAGAGATCCCCGCAGGTCCGGGCAAGACAAACCTCGGCAAGGGTGAATTCATCACCTCGATCTTCCTGCCCGCGCGACCCGCAAACGCATCGGACGCCTATCTGCGTTTCATCCCGCGCACCGAAATGGACATTGCCGTGGCCTCGGCTGGCGTGAACCTTGAACTGGCTGAGGATGGCACCGTTTCCGCGGCCCGCGTGGCCGTGGGCGCTGTTGCCCCAACCGTCCGGCTTGTCCCTGATGCAGGGGCGGCTCTTGTGGGCTCCAAGCTGGACGACGCCGCGATTGCCGCGATGGTCAGCGCGGTCGAAGCCGCCTGCTCACCGATCGACGACAAGCGCGGCACGGTGGAGTACCGCACCACAACCGCCGGTGTGCTGGCCAAGCGCGCCGCCCATATTGCCTATGACCGCGCCGGAGGTGCGAAATGAAGAACCTGCATGTAACCACAACGATCAATGGCGACGCTGCCGAGTTTGTCTGCGAGCCGGATGAGACGCTGCTCGACGCCCTGCGCAACCGCCTCGGGCTGACCGGGGCCAAGGAAGGTTGCGGCACCGGCGATTGCGGCGCTTGTTCGGTCACGCTCAACGGGCGGCTGGTCTGCTCGTGCCTGGTGCTGGCGGCCGAGGCCGAGGGTGCCGAGGTGGCCACGATCGAAGGCATGGCCGATGGCGATCAGCTGCATCCGCTGCAACGGGTGTTTATCGAGAAGGCGGCCCTTCAATGCGGTGTCTGTACGCCCGGTATCCTGGTGGCCGCCAAGGCGCTGCTGGAGAAAAACCCGGATCCGTCCGAGAGCGAAATCCGCTACTGGCTGGCCGGCAATCTCTGCCGCTGCACGGGATATGACAAGATCATCAGGGCGGTGCAGGACGCTGCCGCCGAAATGAGGAGCGCGTGAGATGGCTTTCGACGAGAATGTGAAAACGGAATTCAAGGTCGTCGGCACGCGGGTGAAACGCCCCGACGGCATCGACAAGGTCACCGGCCGCGCGCTTTATGGCGCGGATTTCAACGCGCCCGGGATGCTGGTTGGCCGCATCCTGCGCAGCCCGCACGCCCATGCCCGGATCGTCAGCATCGACACATCCGAGGCTGAAAAGCTTCCAGGCGTGAAGGCGATCGTGACCAGTGCGGACCTCGCGGACCCGGAAGATGATTTCTTCCGCGATATCCGGGATAACTGCCTGGCGCGGGACAAGGTGCTGTATGATGGCCATGCCGTCGCCGCCGTGGCCGCGACCAGCCGCTCGGCCGCCAAAGCCGCCGCGCGGGCAATCAAGATCGAATATGAAAAGCTTCCCCATGTCACCGACGTGGACGAGGCAATGAAGCCTGACGCGCCGGTGGTGCAGGCGGGGCGCTCCGACGAAAGCGTGCCCGAGGGCCTGTCGGAGAATGTGACCAGCTATTTCGAGTTCGGTCATGGCGATCTCGACGCAGGCTTTGCCAAGGCCGACAAGATCATCGAGCGCAGCTTCAAGACCGCCGCGACGCATCAGGGCTATATTGAACCGCATGCCTGTCTGGCCACGATGGGCTCGGACGGGCGCGGCGATCTGTGGTGCTGCACCCAGGGGCAGTATTTCGTGCGCACGATCTGCTCGGAAGTCTGCGGGATCGAAGCGACGCAACTGCGCGTCACCGCATCCGAGATCGGCGGCGGCTTTGGCGGCAAGACCACCTGCTTCATCGAGCCTGTGGCGCTGGCCCTGTCGAAGAAATCGGGCCGCCCGGTCAAGATCGTGATGAGCCGCGAAGAGGTGTTCCGCGCAACCGGGCCAACCGTATCTTCCTCGTCGGATGTGAAGATCGGGATGACGAAGGATGGCCGGATTACAGCGGCCACCGCCAAGCTGCGCTATCAGGGCGGCGCGTTTCCATGCGGCACCGTAGAGTTCGGCGCGCAGTCGGCCTTTGCCGCCTATGATCTGGAGGCGGTGCGCTCCTATGGCTGGAACGTGCTGACCAACCGCCCGAAAGAAGCGGCCTATCGCGCGCCCGGTGCGCCGATGGCGATCTACGCGGTGGAAAGCGTGGTCGATGAGCTGTGCCAGGAGCTGGGTCTTGACCCGCTCGACGTGCGCCTGAAGAACGCCGCACGCAAAGGCACGCTGGCCTCTTACGGGCCGACCTTCAACGATATCGGCCTAGTCGCCACGCTGGAGGCCGCCCAGGCGCATCCGCACTATGCGGCCCCGCTGGGTGAAAATCAGGCGCGCGGCCTCTCCTGCGGGTTCTGGTTCAACTTCGGGGGCAACACCTGTGTGTCGCTCAATGTGAACCATGACGGCACCGTCGGCGTGGTTGAGGGCAATCCCGATATCGGTGGTTCGCGCGCGTCGATTTCGATGATGGCCGCCGAAGAGCTGGGCATTCCATACGAGAAGGTACGGACCGTCATCACTGACACCAACTCGCTTGGCTATAACGACGTGACCGATGGCAGCCGCGTGACCTTTGCCGTGGGTCTGGCCACGATCGAAGCCGCCCGCGCCGCCAAGCGCGAGATGTGCAAGCGGGCCGCGCAGATCTGGGGCATCGACGAAGAGGCGGTGGTCTGGGAAGACGGCGCCGCGCGCCCCTCTGGCCCCAACGCCGGAGAGCACCCGCCGATGAGCCTGGCCGATATCGCCGCCGTGATGGATCAGACCGGCGGGCCGATTGCCGGCCACCACGAGGTGAATGCCGACGGTGCCGGTGTCAGCTTTGGCGTGCATCTTGTGGATGTCGAGGTCGACAAGGAGACCGGATCGACCAAGGTCCTGCGCTACACCGTATTCCAGGATGCGGGTAAGGCGGTGCATCCCGACTATGTCGAAGGCCAGATGCAGGGCGGCGCCGTGCAGGGTATCGGCTGGGCGCTGAATGAAGAGTATATCTATGGCGAGGACGGGCGGCTGCAGAACCCGGGCTTCCTGGATTACCGCGTGCCGGTCGCCTCGGACCTGCCCGCCATCGAGCCCGTAATTCTCGAGATCCCCAACCCGGGCCACCCCTACGGTGTGCGCGGTGTGGGCGAAACCTCGATCGTGCCGCCGCTGGCCGCGATTTCCAACGCCGTGTCCCGCGCCGCCGGGGTGCGCATGACCGAGTTGCCGATGTCGCCGCCGCGCGTGCTCAAGGCGCTCTCGGGGGGCTGATCCGCATGGTCCGGGTCAAACTGTGGGGGTCTCTCCGCGACCTGGCTGACGGGCAGGAATATGTCGAGGTAGAGGCCAGCAACTTCAAACAGTTGCTGGACCAGCTCGAAGAGAAGTATCCGGCCCTCAAACCTCAGATCAAGCGCGGGGTCTCCCTCGCGCTTGATGGCGTGATTTATCGCGAGGCATGGTTCACCAAGATCAGCGAAGACAACGAGGTCGTGCTCATGCCTTACATGGTGGGCGGCTGACGCCCGGTTTGTTCAGACAAGTTTAATCGTTAAGCCGCGCGCAACATCTCTCTGCTAAGCCTTAACCCGGGTGAGTAAAAAGGTGGTGGAGATGAGCGCGCAAGGCAATGTCGCGCCTATCATCATCAAAAAGAAGAAAGTCACCGGCGGCGACGGGCACCATGGCGGTGCTTGGAAGGTCGCTATAGCATATTCCTTTAGCTTAGGCGCTTTTGCGCCTGTGAAACGTCCCGCCCCCGATTGAGAGACGGACTAAGCTGTCGTTCTGAACTTTGCGCCGCGGCGATAGATGCGCGGCGCGCCACCCGATTTCAGATGCAGGCTCAGGATGAACCGGAAAATGCTAATGGAACATGAAATGCGCCGGACCAACTCCCGGGCATTTAAGACAAATCTTCAGGCGCGCTTCTCAACCTTGTGGTCCACCTCGCCCTGAATGGTCTGTTTGCGCCCGGCGGCGTCATACGTCTCCAGAGTCCGGCGGATCCGGCGAAGGGCCGCCAGCCGGGCCGCGACCTTGCGAATCCCCTGCAGCGCGCCGTCCAACAGCACCTGATTGCGCGCCACCTTGCTCTGCAGGTCTTTCAAAGGGGGTTGCTGTTCCGGCTGAATGGCGTTCAGCGCGTCGATCAGCTGCTCCTTCTCTTCTGCAATCGCGGCGATGGCGTCGAGCTCTCCGTTCAGCAGCGCCCGGCGTTCGACATCGAGAAGACCGTCCAGCTGGTCGATCAGATTTTGCGGGGTCGGATCAGTCATCTTTCGTCTCCATCATCGCTTTGTAAAAACTTTCGGCCAGTCCGATTCCGCCCCGGCGCACCATGGCCTCGGCCAGCGCCTGACGATGAAACGACGCGAACTGATCCTCGCCCACCCCGCCGCTGAAGCTGTTCGGCTGCGTGCCAAGCCCGGCGGATTTCAGCATCTCGGCCAGAAACGTCGCTTCCAGCTTCTCGGCAGCGGCGCGGGCATCGAGCCGGGGCACCATGCGCGCCGTGGCGGGGACGGGGGGAAGGGGTAAAAGATCGGTCACCGGAATACCTCGAATTGCAGAAACTCGGGTGTATTTGACCGCAAATCGGTAAAGAACCAGTAACTCGTGTCTGCCATTCTGCCCTGAACGGAAGAATTCCCGGAGGCTCGAATGCAGCAGATATCTCTCTCTGTCCCTAAGCTCATACGCCCGGACACGCCGTCATTGGCCGCGTATCCCGACCAGGCCCACGCGTCTCGTGATGCGGGGGCGAGTGGCCAGGGCAGGGCAAACTTTGCCGACCTGCTCGCGGAAGAGGTGCTGCCGCCCGCGGACCCGGACGATCCCGCGCATCCGGACCCGGCCGAAGCGGTGACGGAAGATGAGGCTGAGACCGGGCCGCACCCGGTCGCCTCCGACTCCGATTCAGATAGGGTATTGGCAGAGGGGGAGGCACCGCCTCAATCCGTGGCAGCTCTGCCCATGCGTGGTGAGCATTCCGATGCCGCCCCCGCGGTCCGCACAACGCCCGCCGATCCCGCGCAACCCGTCCTGGCGGCGCAAACATCGCCCCCGGCCCATGCTCAGGGCCATCCGTCCCGGCCCGCCGCGCAGGCAGACAACGATCGCAGCGTACCGCGCTCCGAATTGCCAGATCGCCCCGATCTGCCCGCCAAGGCCCGGTCAGCGGATACTCCCGGGCTGACACGCACCGGCGCCACCCCGGGAAACACCCGGTCGCAACAGCTCGCGCCGCCCCGGGTCGCCACCGCACAGGTCGCCGCCCAGGCCAATGTAACGCTGCCCTCGCAAGAGCCATACAGCCCCCGACCCCCCTCATCAGCGCCCCCCGGCCCGGAGCCATTGACCGCTATGAACCCGGCCGATCGCCAGATGGTGCAGGCCGATCCAGATGTGCGCCCCGGTCTTGAAACGGCGCGGGAAACTGTGCGCAACAATCTGAATCAAAATACGTTCTCTGCACCTGCTGGCGGTCATGCCAGCCCGTTATCGGCGCCTCCCGGGCCGCAGGGCGCACCGGACGCCGCGCCTCGTCTGACCGCTCCGGGCCAGGTCATGCAGGCCGCTCCCGAGCAAAGACAGCCGGGCGACTCCTGGCAGCCCGGGCAGGCCGGGCGACTGCTGGCGGCCCTGCATGCGGCCCCCAACGCGGCCCTGAACGGCGATCCAAAAGGCATGTCCGTTGCGGTGGAGGTGCAGGCGCAGCAAGCGACGCAGCATGTCGCCCAGGCGCAGCCTGCCACCCTCTCGTTGCAAGGCGCGGCAAGCGGTGCGCCCTCCCTGGTGCCCACCCCCGCCGCAGCCCGTGACCCTGCGGGTGACGGGCCCCTGCAGGTGGATGAGCTTCGGCTTTCGGCGGAGCCTGGCACTGCGCCGCTGCGCCCCGTCGCCGCGGGCCATCTACAGCGTCCTGGCACGCCACCCCATATTGCCGCGCAGATCGCGGGGGCCATTCAGCGCGGCGGGCCAAACCCCACGATCGACCTCTCGCTGAACCCGGCCGAACTTGGCCGCGTCAAGATCAGCCTGCAGCCCTCCGATGGTGTCGTTCTGGTGCATGTCGTCGCGGACCGCGGTGAGACGCTGGATCTCCTGCGCCGACATGCAGAGCAGCTGGCGCAGGAGTTCCATTCCATCGGATATGGTGAAGCGCAGTTTTCCTTTTCCCGGCAATCGTCCGATCAGGGCCCCGCGAATGAAGCAGGACCGCATGTTGAGGGGTCCCGTGAACACCCGCTCGCCCCCGGAGAGGGTACCCCTCTCCCCCGTCCTTCGATCGGTCTGACCATGTCTGACCGGGTCGACATCCGCGTTTGAAAGGCAGCTCATGGATATCGGATCAACCCAATCGACCAACCCCTTCGCCACCGGGCAGACGGCACCGGCCAGCGATCAGGGCAGCACGGTCATCAGCTCGGATTTCGAGACCTTCATCAAGATGCTCACCGTACAGATGGAAAATCAGGACCCGCTCAACCCCGTGGAAGCGACGGATTTCGCCGTTCAGCTCGCGCAGTTCTCAACGGTGGAGCAACAGGTGCTCACCAACTCCCTGCTTACCAATCTCGGCGCGCAGGTCGGCGCGCTCAGTGTGGCGCAGCTCTCTGGCTGGGTCGGGATGCAGGCCCGTGCCGAAATGCCGGTGGTGTTTGACGGCGCGCCCGTCACGCTGACCCTTCGGCCCGACAGCCTGGCCGACACGGCCGAGCTGGTGGTGCGCAATGAACAGGGTGCGGAGGTGGCGCGCCAATCGGTTCCGACCGGATCTGGCGCGTTTGACTGGGCCGGAACGCTCGCCGACGGAACGCCGCTGCCCTATGGCACCTATGATTTGAGTGTTGAAAGTTTTTCCGCCGGGCAAACCATCGCGACAACCCCGGTCGAGGTACATTCATTGATCGTCGAGGCCCGAAATGATGCGGGCGTACCGACGCTGGTGATGGAGGGAGGGCAGGTTGTGGCCGCCTCCCAGATTCTCGGACTGAGCGAGTCGGCCCCCTGAAATCATGCCTTCACCGGGCCGCTCAGGCGTGGCGTAACAGCCTGGTTAGACGCATCTTTTCCACGCTGACACCGATCCGGACCATGGATCAGGCGACTTGGTCGATCAGAATCAAGCCGAATTGCTGCAAGTGAAAACGGCATTCCGCGCATTTTTTTTGGCCATACGCATGTTTCCGCTAACTGAATTATGCTGCATATGCATAAAAAACCCTGCCTCCTTCGGATATTCCCCTTATTTATCAGGAGATTGCCAAATATGTGGCATATTTGCGCAAGTTCACGTCTATCGGGATTTTCCAATGAAAAACTGGGTTTTAAACTGTTTCTACTTATGCAATAGTCCCACCGATCCTATATCAACGGGGTCTAAGGATCTCAAAATACCGGTTTGGAGAATGTGATGAAAAAGATTACCACGATTGCTGCTGTTGCCGCCATGATGGCTGCTTCCGCAACTTCGGCACTGGCTGGCACGCTGGAAGAGCCCGAAGATCCCTATATCGCTCCCGCGGTTCCCGCTGGGTCCAGCGGTAGCCTGGGTGGTGGTGCTGGTGCCGTGATCGCAGGCGTTGCTGCTGCTGCTCTGATCGCAGCCGCTGCAAGCGACAGCGACGACCCGATCACCACGACCACCAACAACTGATCCGACCGGGCGTAAGCCCGACGATCCGTTGACGGAATAGAACGGCCTGGTCCAGTTGTGACCAGGCCGCTTCTTTTTGTGCTGCGAATCGGTGCTTTGAAAACGCGCCTTGCCGGGCAACGACGCCCTTGACCCACGCGCCTGGACACGCGGGCTATCGTTGGTTGAAAGGGGTGTTCTGGGTCTTAACGCAGGGTCTGAACCACGGTGAGCCCGTAAAAATCGCTCAGCCACTGGACCGATTGCACCACACGGCCCGATCCATCGACCCGATAGATATTGCGGAACGTGCGGTCACCGGACTGACAATTCTCGGTCATCTCGACGGTCATCCGGTCAATCGCGCCCACCCGCACCCGCGTCGAGGCGCCCCGGCTGATGCTGCACTGCGCACGCATCTCGACAATCTGATTCTCGCCATCGAGGTAACGCTGCACCCGCGTGGCATTTCCCGACGACCGGGACGACACCAGCGCCAGCGTCTGATCGACATCCGACGACATCAGGTCATTGCGAAGCCCGCGCGTGGCCGTGATCAACCCGTTGCGCGTGGTGATGCTGCGCCGCTCGGTATCTTTCGTCCAGCTCGTCCAGGTCCGGTAGGGACCGTTGCTGGCGATCTGGCGCAGGATCACGTTGTTGTTGGTCTTCTCGAACGTGGCCAGGGCCAGCGGGCCATCCAGCACGTTCAGCGCCTCATTCACCGCCACCTGCACCTGCGCCGGGTCTTCAACCACCACAGCCGTCTTGGGCGCGGTCGCGGATTTCAGGAAGCTCAGGGCATCCACATCCTTGCGCCCGTTGGAGCAGCCCGCCAGGGCCAGGCCCGCCACAAGAGCGGAGGTCAGGTAAAGAAATCGTGTCACGTTCATCTCCAGAACTTGCCCCAGCTCTTCGCGATCTCGGGCTCGTGCGAATCGCGGATGGTTTCGTAAAGCCGCCCCTGTACAGACAGCCGCGCGCCGCCGTCACGCGTGATCGGCTTGAGCGTTATGCTGGAGGTTTTCTGCGTCGGCGTACCAAGCGCCCAGGACAGCGGGATCGTCAGGCGGATCCCTTTGTCAAACGACCCTTCGCCAAACTCGGCTGCCGAAACATCGGTTTTGGTCATGTAGGCGCCGACCTTCCAGCCGTTCGCAAACTCCCGGTCAAGCGCGACCGTCGCGCCCCAATCTCCGGCCAGGTACCGCCCTGCATCCACCTGCCCGTGAAAGCCGTTGCCAAAGTCGTAATAGGCCGAGACATGCCCGCTCGCCCGCGGGATCACCCCGCCCGGCGTGGTGCGCGACCGGAAGCCCAGAAGCTGATCAAACTCGCGCGGCTCGACATAGTTGGCCTCCACCCCGAAGGCGAGGCGGCTGTTCACCGGCTTCCAGAGCATTTCGGCCGACACCCCGGCATACATGCTCTCCAGATAGCCCACCGTGACCCGGCCATAGAGGTTCTCTGCCGGGCGGAAATATTTGGCCAGTGTCAGATTGTCGATCACCGGCTCATCCGTGCGCACGTAAAGCTGCGCATCGGACCGCACCCGCGGCAGCACCGAGTTGTTGATCTGGTTGATCTCATCGAGGTTGCCCACCAGCTTCTGCGAAAGCGAACCCTGCGCAATCCAGCCCCCGCCAAACTCATAAGACGCCTTCAGGCGCACGCCCGCATCGGCGCGCACAGGCTCGCTCGGATCAAAGAAACTGGTGCGCACATAGGGCCCGAGCGACCAGTTGAATTTCGGATAGAGCCCCGGCAGCGCATCGGGGAAATCCGAAAAGCGCAGCGTATCGCTGAACGTGGCGGCCGCCAGCGCGCTTGCGGCGGGCTCATTCTCCAGCCGCTCAAGCTGCGACCGGCTGATGGTTATCGTGCTGGCCGGGATACCCTTGGTCATCTGCGTCACATGGATCGTCTCGACCGAGGCGGGCAACGTCCGGCTCAGATTGCGCAGCGTCCGGCCAAGGGCCTGCGCCCCGGCGTCATAGGTCTCATTGCGGATGCGCACATGCGCGGTGCGCCCGCTGACCGAGATACCGTCCAGGTCAATCCCGTCGCGATCGAGGCTCTTGTCGACCGAACGGGTGATCACATCCACATTGCCGGGCTCTGTGGTCCAGCCCAGATCGGCGGCCGACCCCGGCGCACGCACCGCCACGGGCATGGGCGCGCCCTCGGCCCCGCCCGGCGCAGGGGCGTTTTTCGGATTGAGCGTCAGGTTGATCCGCGCCCCGAATTCCGAGCCATGAAGCGAATAGGCGCTCAGATGCACATCATCGGTGATCTTGTAGCTTGCCCCGAAGTTCCACGGCGTCTTGCGCTCGAATATCCCCGCGCCGACCTCCTGATCATAAGCGTCCGAGGAATATTCCGCGCTAAAGCTAAGCTTGTCGGTCACATCGAAGCTCGCCCCGCCAAAGAACGAATAATCGCCGCGGAACCAGTCATCGACCGAAAAATCCCCCCCCGTCGACAGCGGGTTGAACCCGGGCCGTGTTCCGGTGTTGCCAAAGCTGTTATAGCTGCCCAGCCGGCCCCAGCCGACACCGCCCGTCACGCGCAGACGGTCGCCGATGGATTTGGTGGCGACGATGTATTCCCCACCCAAAAGCCCGGTGCCGACAAAATCCTGCAGGCCCACGGCCACCGCAGGCGTCCAGTCCGTTTCGTTGAAGACCCTGAAACGCAGGTCGAAACTGCGGTCGTAATAGGTGGAAAACTGCGGCGTCAGGTTGTCCGTGCCCGCATAGCGGAAACTGCCGGTCAGGCGCGGGGTCAGCTGAAAGGTCAGCGTGGTTTTGGATGCCCCGTCGAAATAGGCGAAGGTGGTGCCAAGCTGGGCATCGGGCGCCATTTCGGCCGTTGGCATGTCGATAAGCCCGCTGGGCGTACCATATGTATTGGTTAGCGTCGTCGTCAGGTTTTCCGGCACCGCGGCGACGGGCCAGGCCAATGCGGCCGCTGTCAGTGCAATCTTGCTGGTCGTCCGGGTCACGAGGAGAGCTCCCACCACGTCTGTTCTTGGCGGCAGTCTAGACAATTCATCCGTGGGGAACAACGGCGGGATGACGCAAAGTCAGCGAAGCGGGGTGTTGTTACAAATTGGTGACGATCCGGGCGTGCCGGGCGTCAGATCAGCGCCAGAATTGCGGCGCAGATACCCCCGCCCAGCGCCGCCCCGACGATCAGAAGCGCCGCCGTCTTGCGGCCATTGCGCGGGGCCGGGGCAGGCGGGGGCGAGGAATGCTGGATCAGGGCATTCTCCACGATCATCGGCAGGCGCGGCCCATAACGCGACAGCACCATCATCGTCTTGCCAAGGTCACGCACCAGTGCCGCGGGCCCGATGCTCTGCTTGATGTAGTTTTCCACCACGGGCCGGGCGACCTTCCAGATGTTGATCTCGGGGTTGAGCGAGCGCGCGACACCCTCCACCACCACCATCGTCCGCTGCAAAAGGATCAGCTCGGTGCGGGTTTCCATCCCGAAACGCTCGGTCACTTCAAACAGATAAGTCAGAAGACTGCCCATGCTGATCTTGGTGGCGTCCATCCCGAAGATCGGCTCACCCACCGCCCTCAGCGCCCGGGCAAATTCGTCCACATCGCGGTCGGCAGGCACGTAACCGGCTTCAAAATGCACCTCCGCCACCCGGCGGTAATCGCGCTTGATGAAGCCATAGAGGATCTCGGCATAGACCCGGCGGGTGTATTCGTCGATATGGCCCATAATCCCGAAATCATAGGCAATCAGATCGCCATTGGCGGCGACCTTCAGGTTGCCCTGATGCATGTCGGCGTGGAAATACCCGTCGCGCAGCGCATGGCTGAGAAAGAGCTGCAACACCCGCTCGCCCAGCGCCACGCGGTCATGCCCCGCCGCATCGAGCGCCACATTATCGCCCAGTGGCACCCCATCGGCCCAGCCCATGGTCAGAACGCGGCGGCTGGACAGATGCCATTCGATCTCCGGAAGCTGAAACCCCGGATCGTCCGAGGTGTTCGCGGCAAACTCACTGGCCGAAGACGCCTCCAGCCGCAGGTCGAGCTCGCCCATCACCACGCCCTCGAAATGCGCGATCACATCCGTGGGTCTGAGTCGCCGCGATGCGGGCGACAGAAACTCGATCACCCGTGCGGCAAAGTAAAACGCGTCGATATCCTTGCGAAACGCCCGTTCGATATGCGGCCGCAGCACCTTCACGGCCACATCCCGCCCG
This window harbors:
- a CDS encoding YjbF family lipoprotein, yielding MTRFLYLTSALVAGLALAGCSNGRKDVDALSFLKSATAPKTAVVVEDPAQVQVAVNEALNVLDGPLALATFEKTNNNVILRQIASNGPYRTWTSWTKDTERRSITTRNGLITATRGLRNDLMSSDVDQTLALVSSRSSGNATRVQRYLDGENQIVEMRAQCSISRGASTRVRVGAIDRMTVEMTENCQSGDRTFRNIYRVDGSGRVVQSVQWLSDFYGLTVVQTLR
- a CDS encoding YjbH domain-containing protein; protein product: MTRTTSKIALTAAALAWPVAAVPENLTTTLTNTYGTPSGLIDMPTAEMAPDAQLGTTFAYFDGASKTTLTFQLTPRLTGSFRYAGTDNLTPQFSTYYDRSFDLRFRVFNETDWTPAVAVGLQDFVGTGLLGGEYIVATKSIGDRLRVTGGVGWGRLGSYNSFGNTGTRPGFNPLSTGGDFSVDDWFRGDYSFFGGASFDVTDKLSFSAEYSSDAYDQEVGAGIFERKTPWNFGASYKITDDVHLSAYSLHGSEFGARINLTLNPKNAPAPGGAEGAPMPVAVRAPGSAADLGWTTEPGNVDVITRSVDKSLDRDGIDLDGISVSGRTAHVRIRNETYDAGAQALGRTLRNLSRTLPASVETIHVTQMTKGIPASTITISRSQLERLENEPAASALAAATFSDTLRFSDFPDALPGLYPKFNWSLGPYVRTSFFDPSEPVRADAGVRLKASYEFGGGWIAQGSLSQKLVGNLDEINQINNSVLPRVRSDAQLYVRTDEPVIDNLTLAKYFRPAENLYGRVTVGYLESMYAGVSAEMLWKPVNSRLAFGVEANYVEPREFDQLLGFRSRTTPGGVIPRASGHVSAYYDFGNGFHGQVDAGRYLAGDWGATVALDREFANGWKVGAYMTKTDVSAAEFGEGSFDKGIRLTIPLSWALGTPTQKTSSITLKPITRDGGARLSVQGRLYETIRDSHEPEIAKSWGKFWR
- the ubiB gene encoding 2-polyprenylphenol 6-hydroxylase; translation: MRGPHNILRLIRTGATLERTGAMGLIMDAMDAPPLVRGTLRFLAWPFQWLGYRGDPKQPPALRALSALGPAYIKFGQVLSTRPDLVGDDLATELRVLQDKLPPFPTSVAKDSISQALGRPVEELFDAFSEPVAAASIAQVHKARHRETGRDVAVKVLRPHIERAFRKDIDAFYFAARVIEFLSPASRRLRPTDVIAHFEGVVMGELDLRLEASSASEFAANTSDDPGFQLPEIEWHLSSRRVLTMGWADGVPLGDNVALDAAGHDRVALGERVLQLFLSHALRDGYFHADMHQGNLKVAANGDLIAYDFGIMGHIDEYTRRVYAEILYGFIKRDYRRVAEVHFEAGYVPADRDVDEFARALRAVGEPIFGMDATKISMGSLLTYLFEVTERFGMETRTELILLQRTMVVVEGVARSLNPEINIWKVARPVVENYIKQSIGPAALVRDLGKTMMVLSRYGPRLPMIVENALIQHSSPPPAPAPRNGRKTAALLIVGAALGGGICAAILALI